The sequence below is a genomic window from Pseudorca crassidens isolate mPseCra1 chromosome 20, mPseCra1.hap1, whole genome shotgun sequence.
aaacaaactgaaatCTGAGGTCTACAAACTTATGTCCTCCTACACACAATGCATATTGCAggtttattcataactgccaaaacttggaagcaatcaagatgtccttcagccagtgaatggataagcaaactgttacatccatacaatggaatgttattcagtgaTAACTTATAAGCAAatcttcacagcagctttatttgtaacagccaaacgctggaaataacccaaacatCCACTAACaggcaaatggataaaaaaccaattgtagtatatccatacaatggaataatactcaacAATACAAATGAACAATTAATACATGCAACACGATGGCTTAATCTCAAAATAGTTACGGTTAGTGAAAAATGTCAGAGTCCCCACTCCCCAGAAAGTATATaccatgattctatttatatgaaattctagaaaatgcttGCTATTACTTGTGAACTGTGGGAAAGGGGGCCAGAAAGGACTGGGAGGAAAGGATTATAAAGGGATACAAGGAATCTTTTGGTTGTGTGGGATATCTCCATTATCTTGATGGTGTGGTCTCATCAGTATTTACACATGGTGAAACATAACACGTTTTACACTTTACATATTCAGTTTATTTCATGTCACCATACCTTAATGAAGATGTTAAGAACTAAATGTTCCCTATGAAAACCCATATTTACCATTCCTCTTGGAAAGTCACATCTGCCAACTGTTCTGGTTCTAGCATATCCCTCTCCCCACAGTTTAGGGGGATTAGCCCTGCCTCAGTATCAGCAATGAAGCCCACGTCCACTTCAGTCACTAGAAATGTTGGCTGGGTCAGAGAAGCCTGATCCCTGGATCTCTCATCAGTGCTGGGGTTCCTGCCTGTGCAGTGATGGCCATAACATCAACAGCCCAGGGAGGTACAGGAATCCACAAATCTTTAGATTATTTACTGTAACAGTGCATTGGCCGCAGGAGACTCAGACATCTGAAGGTCCTGAGAATTTCTGTACACTTTCATGCCATACAGCCAAAatcacatggatgtttatagatGCCACTGTTAGAATAGACATACATCCTCTCACTAGCCACAGTCATCCCCACTCCATTATATCAGTGTTTCTGTACCAACTATGATTCCTACCTTGCCCTAAAGGGCTAAAGCCTTCCAGTCAATGATACTTGCCTATGAGATTCTGGACATCAGGGACTGGCTCCTGTACAGGTCCAGGAGACAGAAATCCCTCAAAAGTGCTGGGGAATATGGGATATTCCCTAGGAACAAAGGACCCAATTCATGTTGCTTCCACAAGTACTGGAGATTTCCACACCAACTGTGCCCTCCTCAGAATGAACTCTGGGCTCACAGTAAATCCTGACTTCGAAGCCACAGGATTAGGTGCATAAAGCTCTTCAGACTTTTCTAGCAAGCCTTGGGCAACAATGCAAACTAGGCCAGACTAGACTGAGAGCTGTTCTCTACCACCCTGCTGTCCCTTCTGAGGCACATAACATTGGTGTCAACATAAGGTGTTCCTCCCTTCATGTCAGTAAAACCCAATTTTTTCTCAATCCATTAGACACAGTGAATTGACCTCCCGTGAGTAAAGACTGCCACAGCAGGCCTTTATCACTGCACAAACTAGAGTAGCACAGACAGGGAGTTCCAAAGTTGGGTGACTTGGgagtaagataaataagtcacagCTATCATGTGACAGTCAACATTGTCCAGGAAGAAGTGAAATCGTGTCTGGAAATCCCCAGTAGACTCTGGTCCTTTCGGCCAGAGCTAGATCATGGTCACTCAGTACCCAGTCATGGGGAAGGAAATGAGGACCTTCTGTGCACTCAGAACATTCACAATCCCCTAGAGGGATCAGGAGAGACAGCACAGGGCTCCACCTTTCCTGAGCATATTGGAGTAACTGACAGACACTGTGGGAACTTAACAGCAATGAGATGGCTTCCACCACAGGCACTGGCAGTGATATAACTGTCAAGAGCCCTGGACAGTTGAGGAAGTGCAATGCACCTCATGAGAGCTTCTCACCTATGTGGTACTTATCGGGAATCTCCCCGGGGTGGATGTACGATTGTACAAGGTTGACCTGCTGGCTCCCTCACAAAGGGCACTCACAGAGCTCTTCTCTGGTGTGAGTCCTAATACCTTGAACAAGGATACAGCACATTTTCTGCATTCATAAGGCCTTTCTCTAGCGTGAACCTTCTGGCTGCTAAACATGTGTAACAGATGCAGCTAAAGGGCCATCAAAACTGTTGCATTCATGAGGCCCTTCGCCAGTGTGAACTTTCTGGTGCCGAACAAGATGGGAGCTTCTGCTataggctttcccacattcactgcacacataaggcttctctccagtgtgaacCCTCTGGTGAAGGATGAGGCTAGAGTTGCGGCTAAagaatttcccacattcactgcactcataaggccttgcTCCAGTGTGGACTTTCTTGTGCTGAACAAGGTGGGAGCTACTAAtgtaggctttcccacattcactacaCACATAAGGCCTTGCTCCACTGTGAACCCTCTGGTGTAGAATGAGGCTAGAGTTGTGGCTAAAgcatttcccacattcactgcactcataaggcttcgctccagtgtgaattctctgatgcaCAATGAGGTTGGAGCTATGGCTAAAGAATTTTCCACATTCACcacactcataaggcctttctccggTGTGGATTTTCCGGTGCTGTACAAGCGTGTCTTTACGGCTGAAGGCCTTTCCACActcactgcactcataaggccttgcTCCAGTGTGAATTATCTGGTGCTGAACAAGTGTGTCTTTGCAGCCAAAAGCCTTCCCACATTTGCCACACACATAAGACCTTGCTCCTGTGTGGACTCTCCTATGTTTAATGAGGCTGGAGTTATGGCTAAAGAATTTTCCACATTCTATGCACTCGTAAGGCCTTGCCCCAGTGTGAATTCTCCAGTGCTCAATAAGGTGAGAGCTTTGGCTAAagaatttcccacattcactgcactcataaggcctttctccagtatGAAATCTCTGGTGCTGAACAAGTGTGTCTTTACGGctaaaggcttttccacattcagtACACTTATAAGGCCTTTCTCCGGTGTGAATTCTCTGGTGCTGAACAAGGTGGGAGCTTCTGCTGTAGGCTTTTCCACATTCGCTGCAGTCATAAGACCTTTCTCCAGTGTGGACTCTCTGGTGTTGTACAAGCGTGTCTTTGCGgctgaaggccttcccacattcactgcatgtATATTGTCTTTTCCCATTGTGAaatttctggtgggtttttaggTGAGACAGGTGAATGAAGGCCTTTCCACATTCCTTACACACATGTGATGTTTCTCCACTATGAATTTTTGTGTGATGAATAAGAACTGATTTCTCCTTGGACAGATTTCCACATGGTAGGCACCTAAAAGCTCGCACTTCAGCCTGAGTTATCTGGTTGTCAAGGAGAGTGAAGGTGTTCAGGAACGTTTTCCCATTGTCACTGCAATTGAGAAGCATCAGTTCATCATGGTCTCCCTGGTGTCGCCCGAGTCTGGAGCTTTGTGGAAAAGGCTCCATGAACTCAGCCTTTTTGCATGGACTCATTCCATTGTAAGTGCTTTGGTACTGGAACAGGTCAGAGCTACCTGGCAAGtccatcccttcctccctgcaAGTAAAAGGTCTCCCTAACATGTGGACAGCACAGCTCTTCACAAGTGAGGCCCCATCATCACCCCTTCTGACAGGATTCTTCCCACTATATTGCTTCTGGTGCTGATAAAAGTTTTCACTGAACAGGAATCCTTGCCCACAGGGGTCACATGTGTACAGTTTCTGTGCAGGGCATGATCCCTGGTGTTCAGCCAGGTGCAAAATGTCTTTCAAGAGTGGGTCACATATCTCACACGGCTGGGCTTTCTGGATAAATGGACATGACTCAGGAGTCCTGACCTCTGACACTCCTTCTACAAAAACGCTCTGCTCAGAAGGGGCCTCCTCATTGTCTGCTTCACACCAACAACCTGAAATCAAAGAAATTCTAGTGAAGGACATGTTGACTTTGGTGGGAAGCAGCAACTCCATCACATAGGTATGTGTGACACACCAATGAATGAGTCCACTGGCTTTTGGCAGGATGAGGGAGCCAGGATCAGGAAGGGCTCACTGTCAGTCATAGGCCTCTAAAGATCACAGTATGAAGGAACTCTAACGATGGGTAAAGACACAATGATGTTGGACAGTACTGGAAGTAGAGGCGAGGTCTCCAACTCACTCCTCTACAAAAGCGTTTCAGCAGGGCCTCGGATGCTGGTGTCAGGTGAGCTCTGTGCAGAAAGCTGTGTCCAGGCCCAGGAAAATCTGATTGCAAGTAAGTAGCTGGTTCTTAAGGACTACATATGGATATGTGCACAACTCATGACACATTATAGTAGCCAGTGTTGCTGAGCACTGTGGACGAAGAATGAGTGAGAGACATGGAGGCCAGAGAGGTGGGGAAACAGCCAAGGGATGGAAGACAGAAATGTCAAGTGCCAAGAAcggggaaggaaagggagaagtgAGGTACTGCTATGTGCCTTGGCAAGAAAACACTGGTGAACACAAAGCAGGTTGATGGTACGATGTGAACCCAGCCCTAAGATCGCTCTCTTTCAGCTCCCATGCAGCAGGGCCAGGCCCTCTCtggcctctctcactgtggctGGAGTCAAGGCTCCCTGTCAGGAACCCGGGGCTTCCTGTTCCTCTCCAACTGGAAAACTACATGTGATCAGGAAGATGGAAGTTGTAAAAAAATCATAGGGCAGATGGGTGGCCCAGGTAGACCCATTCCACAGAGAAGAagagaatatgtttttaaaaaaggagagagagaaaaacccaaaGGAGGATTTGGCGGAACATCCCTGTGTCTGCCACAAGCAGTGACCATGTCAGTACCTACAATTCCTGGGATAGTCATGCCCCAGGAAATCTCAGCCAGAGGACAGGGGCAGAACATGGACGCAGAGGCATCATGGATCTGGAAGTGCCCAACCGGGGCAGAATCTGTGAAGCAGACTGAAAGAGCCCTGAACTCCTAGCCTGATCCTGAAAGACTTTGGGCAGAGGTGTTGGGATGCTCAGCGAGGGAGGGGACACCACACACGGCCCAGCCTCGGCACCCACAGTGCCTACTCTGGGACccaaagaagggaaggagaagagtcACTGATCTGGCTGGACCGAAAGACCTGCCCCAAGGGAAGTGGGGAAAAAGCAAACCCCAAGGACACTGGAGCGGGCATGAGGGCCTGTGGAAGGCAGCCTCTCCGATGGCCCCCAAGAATGCCTACCTCCCAGTATTCCCGCCCCTGTGTAGGCCGCTTCCCTTGACCATAGGCGGGACTGATTGACCCATTTGAATAGGGCAAAAATGATGGGATCATTTTCTCCAAGTCAGGTTAGAAAAAGACCAGTCATCATCCTGGACATTCTCTCTCGCACACTTGCTCAGAGAAGGCACGTTATGAGGTGCACTACATGTTATGAGGTGCACTACAGAAAGGCCACCATGACAAGGAACCGAGGGAGGCCTCTGACCAACAGCCAGTTGGAACTAATTCTCACAGTTCAACAAGCCACAAGACACTACATCTTGGAAACACAAAACATGAGTGAATTTGTAAGTGGATTCTTCCTGAGAATGGCCTATAGATGAGAACACAGGTTTGGCTGACAGCTTGATTgaaacctcatgagagaccctgagtcaAAAGCACCCAGGTAAGCTGTGACGAGCAAGGTTCCTGATACGCTGAAAGTTACATAAcgcattttaattgttttaagtcactaacttTTGGAGTAATTTGCCATGTACCAATAGATAACTGAAACAGGGACTTACCCAGCGAGGCCACAAGTGCAaagttctccagcatcacatcaCGGTACAGGAGTCTCTGAGCTTCCTCAAGGAGCTCCCACTCTTCCCGGGAGAAGTACACGAACACATCTTCGAAGGTCACACAGCCCTGCCACGATGGGGACAATTGAGCCCACGGACAACAGGACTCCCCAGTCTACCCATTAACCTATCCCACCCCggtcctccccagcctcccaatTCAGAGGCGATACTAGGCCTTGACACAACTATTGCCTGCTCTCTCCTGTCCCTCTGATCACTGTGTGCAGCCCAGAGCAGAACCAGGCAGGTGGgcagatatatattatataagctATGGGTCTTGCATGAAGGGCACAAAACACTCTCCTGCTGGCATCCTCAAGAACATGCCTCCCAGAAACAACTAAGGCCATCAGGTCACACTCCTCCCAACATGTGTCACTCTGAACCACACTTTCCTCATATCTGGGACCACACCTCATTAACACTGACAAACTTCTGATCCACAACATATGCACCTCCAAGGCAACCCCCACTCCTGAAGCCACTCTGCATACAGTATCCAGGAAGTACTCATGTCTTTATGACAGGCACCACTGCCACCCAGGTGCCTGAGCACGATGCCAAGTCCTCAGGAACCAGTTTCCACTTTCTTTGCCACCATCAACACTTATGTGGACTATTGCAGTAAGCTCCTCCCTCATGCCCACACTCCATTCTCAATTagacagcagccagagggagccTGTTAAGATCCGATTCAGAGCATCTCTCTTCTGCTCCAAATCGTCAATGTTTTTCAACACCATCAGAATAGAAACCCAGCTCCTCAGCCTGCCATTCTTGCCTGACTCCTGGCCCTTTTCCCAACGGACATAATGAAGACCTGTGGTTCCTTGAGGACTCCCAACTCAATCTTACCTCCAAGCATTTACACATGCTGTTCCTGGGTCTAATACACCCTTCCAGTCCTCATCCCATTGGCTACCAGAAGCAGGAACCTCTTCATATAACTGTTGGCTTAGATTCAGGATACTGGGCTAGAGAGGACCCCTCCTTTAAGGCCCCCAGACTCAAGTGCAGGGAGAGGGACAGGTGAAGAGTCCTAGTAACTCACTATGTCTCATCAGAAAATCTCCAACGACCCTAGtttaaaaacatatacaaaatCCATACACCTCTCTAACCTCCACTGCCACCACTCTGGTCCACCTACCATCAACACTCATCTGGACTATTGCAGTAGACTCCATCCTGgtctccctgcccaccctcagGCTTCCCCAATCTTTCCACTCTGCTACAAGAGGAAGGCTGTTAACACCTATGTCAGATCACCTCCCTTCTCTGTTACAAACTTTCTATGGCTCCCGCCACCATAGAAAAGAGGCCGAGCTCCTCAGGCTGCCATTCCAGGCCTGATCCCTGACTGCCTGCTCTCTATTCTCACCAAACATAACAGAGACCTGCAGTTTCCTGAACCCTCCTAGTTCATTCTCACCTTCAAGTGTTTGTACCAGATGGTTCCTGGGCCTTGGAAACCATTTCACGCCTCACCCCATCAACACTGGGAATGGGAAACTCGCCACATATCCACCGTCAAGGACCGCCCTTCACCGCCTTTATACTCAAGAAAAGGGAGCGATGAAGGCAAAGTGCTGAAAGCCCTAGAACACACCATCCCTTACACCTGAAGCGGTGAGGGCTCGAGGGACCCTCCACTCACCTGAGCCCGGTCCATAAGCGTCGCGGCCGCCATGGGATCCTCTGAGCAGACCCGGTTCGAGAAACTGGCGACTGGAGCGGGCTCTGCGGGAGCAGCCGAACGCCCACCCCACACTGGGCGAAGTGGCCTCGGGACGACTATCGCACTCAGAGCCCCAGGCTCCCCCTTTTAAAAAGGCGCTCAGGCTCAGGGTGCCGCCTCTGGAAGCGGACGAGGACGGAGGGCGGGTGAGAAGGCTTCGGCAAGAGCGCAGCCCCGGCTGACACCTCCGCGCAAGGCGGCCCGTAACACGACGGGGACCATGGATCCTAACAACGGCGCGGAGGGAGATCCTATCCTTTCTACTGTCCTTCCCGGTTAGCTTCCGAAGAGCCACACGGAAGGCGGACCCCAGCCAGGCCTCCCAGCCTCCACAGCCACTCTAGACAGCCCTGGCGCAAGCAAAAGACGTCACGGCCGCGACGCCGGAAGTCCCGCCTCTGCCGGCAGGGGCGTCAGGAAACGCCCATCTTCCGGACTGTCATTGGCGCAGCGCGGATGCGCCGGGCACAGACTTATGGGTAAAGGAATTTGTGTCCTCTATCCAAGCAGGTAAGGGGTACTTTTCCGGCTCTCCCCGATAGCAGTGCGGAGGCAGGTAGAGGGAGAAAGGTCGGGGAGGAATTGGGTCGCGGAGGGCCAGAGCTCTTCTTAAAGGCGACGCGTCCAGATTTCCGTGGTCACCTGTGACAAAGCCGCGTCCTCCGCCGTCTCCAGCAGGTGGACCATTCTTTCATCCTGGGAGAACTGCTTCACCTCCGAGTTTTGGGGACTGAGATTTAAATTGAACgatgaagggaattccctggccctccagtggttaggactccacgtttcCAGTTCGAGGGCGTgagtttgacccctggtcggaggaactaagatcccgcaaaccgCGCGGGCcggccaaaaaaataattgaataattaatATCCCTCCTGCGGTCTTCGGGTAGTAACATATGGTCCTCCTATTCCTTGCTACCCAAAATTGGGTTAGCAGCACTTGTGAACTTACTGAAAATGCAAGTTCTCGGATCCAACCTACACCTTCCGACACAGAAACCCCCCGGAGGTGGGAGCTCTTATTAAAAGTCAtgaccacctccctcccccaaagtacgacaactaaaatggaaaaatactaCAACCTACCTCATGGGAAGTGAGATAAAACATGCTTAGCATAAGGCCTGCTGCTAAATACACACaagctattattgttattattcatcATCTCCACAAGTTTCTCACATATACAGCTATAGGAGGATGTCAGAGGCCTCTCTTTGCAGAATCACTGATCAcgttttttaaaacagaaaatacaatcACTCCCTGAGTCAGCAAGTAGCGTTATAGATAATGGTAAAAATTTTGCATAGAGCACACCTGTATACCTGTAGgttcattctacttttttttttaaacattagatGAAGAAGTCTTGTCAAAGGGATGCATTTTTACAGACCGTATGATTCAAATTAGAACTATGAAGACTAATTGCTCTTAGGCTTAAGTGGGCAGTGGAGTTAACACAGTTTCATATCATGGTATACTTCATATGATGACATCATAGTTCATGTCTAATTCACAAGAACAAAGACTCAaactcctcctgccttcctctctaACTCTCAGGGCAGGCAGACTTAGGTACAAATGTATGATCATGACATGGTCCAGTCTGATATCTAGTGGCTCAGGGTCACCAGGTCTGGTCCTCCTTCTCTTCAGCTCCCAAAGGAGCAATAATTCGTGGGGAGGTGTGAAAACTGCAAACAGTGAGGTCCAAAGAGGCAACCCCAGGAAGGAACATAAATGAGAAGATAAACTGAAGACACATTATTCACAATCACTCCTGCCCATTTCCATTGGCCAAAATTTATTTGCATGGTCCCAAATTAAATAAGGGAAGCTGGGACATGACTGTCCTCTTAGGTGTCCAGGAGGAGAAAACAGTATTGGTGAATGACTAGCCAGTTTCTAGCACAATCCTTGATTTGATCACCAGACACCCATTTTTTATTCATCTTCTACATTCTACACTCTTACACCCTCATTCATGTGACCAGATCATAATTTGTTTAAGCATGTTCCCATTTATGGTTGAGTGAGTTGTTTCAACCTCTTGGCTGTTatcaataaagttgttataaaccttcatgtatatatattttggaggaaaaaaaatgcccTAATTTCTAATGGGTATACGCTTAGAATTGGAGTTGCTTggttataatatatacatatgttgaaATTTAATGGTAATCTTGACACATAAGAGTTAAAACTGAAATTAATGAAAGCACTGTGAGAATTAATTGGCATGTGGAATTTACAGTAGAGACTGTTGGATATATTATCATCATTTGTAAATTGTGTGCTATGCATCCTTTATATCTGTAAAGTTTGTAATGAATTTATGTAATCTGTGTGCACTTTCTTCTTAAGAGCAGgtgttaaacatttattatcacaTTCCTATGTGTACAGATCTGATTATCTGCATTTGGGAATGCCTGTGTAATTGTGTATGTGACCGAGTGAGCTCTTGTGTGTCTCTCTGGATGGCTATACCTATTTATGTATGACCATTTGTACATCTGCTTCTGTCAACATGGCTGTGCAAAGGTGTCTAACTTTGGCTCTGTACATGGAGCCCTCTCTCAATGTACCTGTTTCCGCTGTCCCTGTGATCTCTGTGTAGTCTTTCTGTGTGTCTaggagtttctttctctgtgtctccatacTCTTTCTGCATGCCTGTGCCCGTGTCTGCACGTACATGTTTGTGCCAATGGGTGCATCTGCCTTTTGCCCATGCATGTCCCTGTGAGCACCGTTCTTGGTATGTATGGGATTTGTGTGCACACGTGTCTGGGTGTCTATGTCTGTTTTCATGTGTGTGTCTTTAGTTAATATAAATATATCCTCTCTATTCTGTTTGTGTCCTGGTGGGAATTTGTGTGTGCATCTGCATAGGATTTTGTGTCCCACATATGTGTCTGTGCACATCTGCCGATTCATTTTTGGGGAGTCCTATGTGTGATGGTCCTGTAGAGTCCACTCCTGGTCTATACATGTCCCACGGCGTGTCTGGGTGTGCCCTGCGTGTGCCTCCCTCTAGGTGCCTATGCTGACCCCATGTCCCTTGTTCTGCCCTAGCCCAGTCACCATAAGGGGACCTCTTAGTGCCACTCAGGCTCTGCAAGCAGTTGGGCACTCCTGGAACAGGGTGTCTGCTGGGATATCTGTGCCCTCAGCTTGTCCCAACTCAGAATTCACCTGCTCTGAGAGGCCTCTCTGACCAgtccccaggccctggcctcAGAGTTCCCTACACTGAACTTTCAATTTCTCAAGTGCCCCAGGATCACTCCCACACCCCCATCACTGCACAggatgttccctctgcctagaactcTGTGTGTGGTGCTGATCTGTATTACAGGTTTAAATTATATGCCATGGAAGGGGTTATGACTGGAAGGGGGAAAGCAGAGTTCAGGGGGATCCTGGGGGCCAGGCTGCTGGTCTGGCACTCACCTCTGAACTCTGGGTTTCTCCTGTTGAATATTGTTC
It includes:
- the ZNF304 gene encoding zinc finger protein 304 translates to MAAATLMDRAQGCVTFEDVFVYFSREEWELLEEAQRLLYRDVMLENFALVASLGCWCEADNEEAPSEQSVFVEGVSEVRTPESCPFIQKAQPCEICDPLLKDILHLAEHQGSCPAQKLYTCDPCGQGFLFSENFYQHQKQYSGKNPVRRGDDGASLVKSCAVHMLGRPFTCREEGMDLPGSSDLFQYQSTYNGMSPCKKAEFMEPFPQSSRLGRHQGDHDELMLLNCSDNGKTFLNTFTLLDNQITQAEVRAFRCLPCGNLSKEKSVLIHHTKIHSGETSHVCKECGKAFIHLSHLKTHQKFHNGKRQYTCSECGKAFSRKDTLVQHQRVHTGERSYDCSECGKAYSRSSHLVQHQRIHTGERPYKCTECGKAFSRKDTLVQHQRFHTGERPYECSECGKFFSQSSHLIEHWRIHTGARPYECIECGKFFSHNSSLIKHRRVHTGARSYVCGKCGKAFGCKDTLVQHQIIHTGARPYECSECGKAFSRKDTLVQHRKIHTGERPYECGECGKFFSHSSNLIVHQRIHTGAKPYECSECGKCFSHNSSLILHQRVHSGARPYVCSECGKAYISSSHLVQHKKVHTGARPYECSECGKFFSRNSSLILHQRVHTGEKPYVCSECGKAYSRSSHLVRHQKVHTGEGPHECNSFDGPLAASVTHV